A portion of the Pseudomonas sp. PSE14 genome contains these proteins:
- the yidD gene encoding membrane protein insertion efficiency factor YidD has protein sequence MRRLALLLIQFYRYAISPMMGRHCRFYPSCSCYAQEAIETHGFLRGGWLAARRLGHCHPWHPGGYDPVPPAPSKTAPSSTAE, from the coding sequence ATGCGTAGACTGGCGCTTCTACTGATCCAGTTTTACCGCTACGCCATCAGTCCCATGATGGGCAGGCACTGTCGTTTCTATCCCAGCTGTTCCTGCTACGCGCAGGAAGCCATCGAAACCCATGGCTTCCTGCGTGGTGGCTGGCTGGCCGCTCGTCGCCTCGGCCACTGCCACCCCTGGCACCCCGGTGGCTATGATCCGGTACCGCCAGCCCCATCCAAGACCGCCCCTTCCTCGACGGCCGAGTAA